A genome region from Tolypothrix sp. PCC 7712 includes the following:
- a CDS encoding N-acetylmuramoyl-L-alanine amidase yields MRFREWATKIMLIFLLFATLILAVFAGKSAKIENNNAISNPEVIAWSEYPQAQLQSAKNPEAKPQIPIKPPAKKQKVVGLYRTTQAFASYKPRYLITHVNPTNYGERYAKDINGVTLHNQPIIVIHETGNSASSAVNFFQTPHDNENIQASYHALITQDGTVVYLIPPEKRAFGAGNSVFNGPNGEETVKTNPNLPPSVNNFAYHVSLETPPEAWGNDKAEYHSGYTEAQYQSLAWLIAQSQVPDERITTHKAVDRSRQKIDPINFDFDKFFNLLHSYRQRLS; encoded by the coding sequence ATGAGATTTAGAGAATGGGCGACTAAAATAATGCTTATTTTCTTATTGTTCGCCACTCTAATTTTGGCGGTTTTTGCTGGTAAATCAGCAAAAATTGAGAACAATAATGCAATATCTAATCCAGAGGTTATAGCTTGGAGTGAGTATCCCCAGGCGCAATTACAATCAGCGAAAAATCCCGAGGCTAAACCTCAAATTCCAATCAAACCACCTGCCAAAAAGCAAAAGGTTGTAGGATTGTATCGCACTACTCAAGCATTTGCTAGCTATAAACCGCGATATCTCATCACTCATGTAAACCCAACCAACTATGGAGAACGTTACGCCAAAGATATTAATGGTGTCACTCTCCACAATCAGCCAATTATAGTCATACATGAAACTGGTAATTCTGCTTCTAGCGCGGTTAATTTTTTTCAAACACCCCATGATAATGAAAATATTCAAGCCAGTTATCACGCCTTAATTACCCAAGATGGGACAGTCGTTTATCTTATTCCTCCAGAAAAACGCGCCTTTGGTGCAGGTAATTCGGTGTTTAATGGCCCTAATGGCGAAGAAACAGTGAAAACAAATCCGAATTTACCACCTTCTGTAAATAACTTTGCTTATCACGTTTCTTTAGAAACACCGCCAGAAGCTTGGGGGAATGACAAAGCAGAATATCACAGTGGTTATACAGAAGCTCAATATCAATCTTTAGCTTGGTTAATCGCTCAAAGTCAAGTTCCCGATGAGCGGATTACTACCCATAAAGCCGTAGACCGTTCACGCCAAAAAATTGACCCGATAAATTTTGATTTTGACAAATTCTTTAATTTGCTTCATAGCTATCGCCAGCGCCTGAGTTAA
- a CDS encoding IS701 family transposase, with the protein MVQPRPAAPTVKFVDEYCQWYKSLFPDVRSFEAFKYLHVGCISDLKRKTLPEIAKIVGLDNQQGLHHFLTTSPWDIEKLRTLRLELILQVLKGRPIILIIDETGDKKKGSKTDYVKRQYIGNLGKTDNGIVAVTVYGVFCGMTFPLLFEVYKPRERLQAGDKYRTKPEIAAILIKKLQSMGFKFNLVLADSLYGESGKNFISVLDELNLNYIVAIRSNHYVEILPRQHIQYLKWQKFQRVFSDLSRENRFIREIIPGKRGELRYWQITTDPENLPDNTTWYVMSKYPDITPREVGNFYGLRTWVEYGLKQSKNELGWSDFRLTHYPDIERWWEIICSAYLMVSLHSEQLFQSPSQRESKFVSHPWWDNGNGWKNILNNLRLIIQPFTLFNLIYPWLTVFPIPQLALGFFKLQSIIYSLTSSIFISLIHPDFYFSSA; encoded by the coding sequence ATGGTACAGCCCCGTCCAGCCGCACCAACAGTCAAATTTGTGGACGAATATTGCCAGTGGTATAAAAGTCTGTTTCCAGATGTTAGGAGTTTCGAGGCTTTTAAATATCTCCATGTAGGCTGCATTTCTGATCTAAAACGTAAAACATTGCCAGAAATAGCAAAAATCGTAGGATTAGATAACCAGCAAGGGTTGCATCATTTTCTAACTACATCACCTTGGGATATAGAAAAGTTAAGAACCTTAAGGTTAGAGTTAATTTTACAAGTGCTAAAAGGTAGACCAATCATTTTAATTATTGATGAGACAGGGGATAAAAAGAAAGGGAGCAAGACAGATTATGTGAAACGGCAGTATATAGGAAATTTGGGAAAAACAGATAATGGAATTGTGGCAGTGACAGTATATGGTGTTTTCTGTGGGATGACATTTCCATTACTGTTTGAAGTGTATAAACCCAGGGAAAGATTACAGGCAGGAGATAAGTACCGCACTAAACCAGAAATAGCAGCAATACTGATAAAAAAGCTACAATCAATGGGTTTTAAATTCAACTTAGTACTTGCAGATAGCTTATATGGAGAGAGTGGTAAGAATTTCATATCTGTATTAGATGAACTAAACTTGAACTATATAGTAGCGATTCGGTCAAATCATTATGTAGAAATACTTCCACGACAACATATTCAATATTTAAAGTGGCAGAAGTTTCAAAGGGTATTCTCTGACTTGAGTCGGGAAAATCGATTTATTAGAGAAATTATTCCGGGAAAACGTGGAGAACTTAGATATTGGCAAATTACTACAGATCCAGAAAATTTGCCTGATAACACTACTTGGTATGTGATGAGTAAATATCCAGACATTACGCCAAGAGAAGTTGGAAATTTTTACGGTTTAAGAACTTGGGTCGAGTACGGGTTAAAACAAAGTAAGAATGAATTAGGTTGGTCAGATTTTCGCCTGACTCACTACCCAGATATTGAGCGATGGTGGGAAATTATTTGCAGTGCTTATTTAATGGTTAGTCTGCATTCGGAGCAACTGTTTCAGTCTCCATCACAACGAGAGTCAAAATTTGTTTCACATCCTTGGTGGGATAATGGAAATGGCTGGAAGAACATTCTTAACAATCTTCGTTTGATTATTCAACCTTTTACTTTATTTAATCTGATATATCCCTGGTTAACGGTTTTTCCTATTCCTCAATTAGCTTTGGGTTTTTTTAAACTTCAATCTATTATTTATAGCCTCACCAGTTCAATTTTTATATCCCTGATTCACCCTGATTTCTACTTTTCCTCTGCCTAG
- a CDS encoding DUF433 domain-containing protein, translating to MTGAATLVKQYIEQREQGYWIAGTRISLDSIVYSFLNGESPESIAQNFPLLSLEQVYGAIAFYLANKELIDAYLKAGEAEFEQLQNSFREKNPLLYQKLKAAESQKNKI from the coding sequence ATGACAGGAGCAGCGACTCTAGTAAAGCAATATATCGAACAACGAGAGCAAGGTTATTGGATCGCAGGAACACGCATTTCTCTTGATTCGATTGTCTACTCTTTTTTAAATGGAGAATCACCAGAAAGTATTGCCCAAAACTTCCCGTTACTCTCATTAGAACAAGTATATGGTGCTATAGCCTTCTACCTTGCTAACAAAGAGTTAATTGATGCGTACTTAAAAGCAGGAGAAGCGGAGTTTGAACAACTACAAAATTCATTTAGAGAAAAGAATCCACTTCTGTATCAAAAATTGAAAGCTGCTGAAAGCCAGAAAAACAAAATATGA
- a CDS encoding SUMF1/EgtB/PvdO family nonheme iron enzyme, with the protein MLRGGSWNNNPRNCRSANRNRNARDNRNNNVGFRVVMVRRSTLLCQN; encoded by the coding sequence CTGCTGCGTGGTGGTTCATGGAACAACAATCCCAGGAATTGCCGTTCGGCGAATCGCAACAGGAACGCGCGTGACAATAGGAACAACAACGTGGGTTTTCGGGTTGTGATGGTGCGGCGCAGTACTCTTTTGTGTCAGAACTAG
- a CDS encoding RNA-directed DNA polymerase, with amino-acid sequence MKAYGNLWQEIIAFNNLLSAAQQAQRGKRFRENVLEFNYNLEQNLFELQAELQSKTYCPGSYKTFEIFEPKPRIISAAPYRDRVVHHALCNIIVPIFEPTFISDSYANRIGYGSHRALRRFTQFARLSRYVLQADIRKYFPSIDHEILKSLIRRKIKCPDTLWLINKIIDYSNHQEQVLNYFSGDDLLTPLERRHGLPIGNLTSQFFANVYLNNFDHFVKEQIKAVRYIRYVDDFALFSDNQEFLADARIEIEKYLANLRLKIHPVKSQLFATKYGANFVGFRIFPNRIRVRSDNLRLARKRLRKMLQDYHQGKIEYQKLSQSMQSWLAHLKHGDTWQLRQQILSNW; translated from the coding sequence ATGAAAGCATACGGTAATCTCTGGCAGGAAATTATAGCTTTTAATAATTTGCTATCAGCTGCCCAGCAAGCACAACGAGGTAAACGTTTTAGAGAAAATGTTTTAGAGTTTAATTACAATTTAGAACAAAATTTATTTGAATTACAAGCAGAATTACAATCAAAAACGTACTGCCCTGGAAGCTATAAAACATTTGAAATTTTTGAACCTAAACCGCGCATAATTTCAGCGGCTCCCTATCGTGATAGGGTAGTACATCATGCTCTCTGTAACATCATTGTCCCCATATTTGAACCCACATTTATTAGTGATTCTTACGCCAACCGTATTGGTTATGGCTCTCATCGTGCCTTGCGCCGCTTTACTCAATTTGCTCGTTTAAGCCGTTATGTGCTGCAAGCTGATATTCGTAAATATTTCCCTAGCATCGACCATGAAATTTTAAAGTCATTAATTAGACGTAAAATTAAATGTCCTGATACGCTTTGGCTAATCAATAAAATTATTGATTATAGTAACCATCAAGAACAAGTATTAAATTATTTCTCTGGAGATGATTTACTCACACCTCTAGAACGAAGACATGGCTTACCAATCGGCAATCTCACTAGTCAGTTTTTTGCAAATGTATATTTAAACAATTTTGACCATTTTGTGAAAGAACAAATCAAAGCTGTTCGTTATATTCGTTATGTTGATGATTTTGCTTTATTTTCAGATAATCAAGAATTTTTAGCAGACGCAAGAATCGAAATCGAGAAATATCTTGCTAATCTAAGATTAAAAATTCATCCAGTTAAAAGCCAATTATTTGCTACAAAATACGGAGCTAACTTTGTTGGGTTTCGCATTTTTCCAAATCGCATTCGTGTACGCAGTGATAATCTGCGTCTAGCAAGAAAAAGATTACGGAAAATGTTGCAAGACTATCATCAAGGAAAAATTGAATATCAAAAACTCTCCCAATCAATGCAGAGTTGGCTTGCTCACTTAAAGCATGGTGATACATGGCAACTGCGCCAGCAAATATTGAGTAATTGGTAA
- the avd gene encoding diversity-generating retroelement protein Avd produces the protein MSDLPIIQKTYDLIKWYVPILNRLPRDHKFLLGDRMITQLYDLLDALIIARYAKEKLAQLESLNSKLDILRYQTRLLLDFNLIKIERYEYAHKLLNDIGIDLGGWIKQQKTR, from the coding sequence ATGAGTGATTTACCAATAATACAGAAAACCTACGATTTAATCAAGTGGTACGTGCCTATTTTAAATCGTCTTCCCAGAGATCATAAATTTTTGTTAGGCGATCGGATGATTACACAGCTATATGATTTGTTAGATGCTTTAATTATAGCCCGATATGCCAAAGAAAAATTAGCTCAATTAGAATCTTTGAATAGTAAATTAGATATTTTACGTTATCAAACTCGCCTACTTTTAGATTTTAACTTAATTAAAATTGAGCGTTACGAATATGCTCACAAACTGTTAAATGATATTGGCATTGATTTGGGCGGATGGATTAAACAACAAAAAACAAGATAA
- a CDS encoding caspase, EACC1-associated type, which yields MAKVALLIGISEYEPGLDPLPSAVKDVEAVRRVLVNPEMGGFAEADVTVLKNPPRQEMEDAIYHLYANRQKDDLLLFYFSGHGVKVEDGNFYFSTRYTKKNQGKLIPTSAVAATNVHSWMNDSKSKRLVVILDCCFSGAFAKGLTAKDGGNIDLQQHLGGEGRAILTASTSTQYAFESDGLELSIYTHYLVEGIEKGAADVDGDGWIAVDELHGYAKSKVQEASPAMTPEFYPIKEGYRIFLAKSPKDDPKLKYRKEVERRLNNGKFTIPARRLLNSLRLQLKLEAEIADAIEAEVLQPYREYQRKLAEYEATLVETIKDEPKLSETTLNDLRDYQQHLGLRDEDVAPIEARIIGKPKDITPNLSLHVNKGVTEEVQTTNQFEFEIVKVNASGKIIDSSQGHAEFFTENLGNGIVLEMVAIPGGKFLMGSPENEEGRYDSESPQHNVTVQPFFMGKFPITQNQWQAVAALDKVNIDLNPDPSNFKGANRPVERVSWDDAIEFCARLSHKTGKTYRLPSEAEWEYACRAGTTTPFYFGETITKDVANHGAIGGETTDVGKFPANPFGLFDMCGNVWEWCQDEWHENYNNAPTDGSAWLVGNDNKNRLLRGGSWFNDPRNCRSAIRVRRARDDRSDGVGFRVVMVRRRT from the coding sequence ATGGCGAAGGTAGCACTGCTAATAGGGATTAGTGAATATGAGCCAGGATTAGATCCCCTACCAAGCGCTGTCAAAGATGTAGAGGCGGTGCGGCGAGTTTTAGTCAACCCAGAAATGGGGGGTTTTGCTGAGGCAGATGTCACAGTGCTAAAAAATCCTCCACGCCAAGAAATGGAAGATGCTATTTATCATTTGTATGCTAATCGTCAAAAAGATGACTTGCTACTGTTCTATTTTTCTGGTCATGGTGTGAAAGTAGAGGATGGTAATTTTTATTTCTCAACTCGCTACACCAAGAAAAATCAGGGAAAGCTGATCCCAACTTCAGCTGTCGCAGCTACAAATGTACATAGTTGGATGAACGACAGCAAATCTAAACGACTGGTGGTGATTTTAGATTGCTGTTTTAGTGGTGCTTTTGCGAAGGGTTTGACGGCTAAAGATGGCGGGAATATTGATTTACAACAGCATTTAGGCGGTGAAGGGAGAGCAATTCTCACAGCTTCCACTTCCACACAATATGCTTTTGAATCTGATGGCTTGGAACTTTCAATTTACACCCATTATTTAGTAGAAGGAATAGAAAAAGGTGCAGCCGATGTAGATGGTGATGGCTGGATTGCAGTAGATGAGTTGCATGGGTATGCGAAAAGCAAAGTCCAAGAAGCATCCCCTGCGATGACACCAGAGTTTTATCCCATTAAGGAAGGTTATCGGATTTTCTTGGCTAAGTCACCCAAGGATGATCCGAAGCTGAAGTATCGCAAGGAAGTAGAACGCCGCCTCAATAATGGCAAATTTACTATCCCCGCCCGTCGCTTGTTAAATTCATTACGCCTCCAATTAAAGCTGGAGGCTGAGATTGCTGATGCTATTGAAGCCGAAGTTCTACAACCATACCGAGAGTATCAGCGGAAATTAGCAGAGTATGAGGCAACACTAGTTGAGACAATTAAAGATGAGCCAAAACTGAGCGAAACTACTCTCAATGATTTGAGAGACTATCAGCAGCATTTAGGGCTGAGAGATGAAGATGTTGCGCCAATTGAAGCACGGATTATTGGTAAACCAAAAGATATCACCCCCAATCTCTCTTTGCACGTGAACAAGGGAGTCACAGAGGAAGTACAAACTACGAATCAGTTTGAGTTTGAAATAGTAAAGGTGAATGCTAGCGGAAAAATCATTGATAGCAGTCAGGGACACGCTGAGTTTTTTACAGAAAACCTGGGTAATGGCATAGTTTTGGAAATGGTAGCAATTCCTGGTGGTAAATTTCTCATGGGTTCGCCAGAGAATGAGGAAGGACGATATGACTCAGAAAGTCCACAGCATAACGTCACCGTTCAACCATTTTTCATGGGGAAGTTTCCTATTACTCAAAACCAATGGCAAGCTGTTGCTGCTCTTGATAAGGTAAATATTGATTTAAATCCCGACCCATCAAATTTTAAAGGTGCTAATCGACCCGTAGAACGTGTTTCTTGGGATGATGCAATTGAGTTTTGTGCCAGATTATCTCACAAGACAGGTAAAACCTATCGCTTACCCAGTGAAGCCGAATGGGAATATGCTTGTCGTGCAGGAACAACTACCCCGTTTTATTTTGGGGAAACGATTACAAAAGATGTAGCTAATCATGGGGCGATTGGGGGAGAAACAACAGATGTAGGAAAATTTCCTGCAAACCCCTTTGGTTTATTTGATATGTGTGGTAATGTATGGGAATGGTGTCAGGATGAGTGGCACGAAAATTATAATAATGCGCCAACAGATGGTAGTGCTTGGTTAGTTGGCAATGATAATAAAAATCGGCTGCTGCGTGGTGGTTCGTGGTTCAACGATCCCAGGAATTGCCGTTCGGCGATTCGCGTCAGGCGCGCGCGTGACGATAGGAGCGACGGCGTGGGTTTTCGGGTTGTGATGGTGCGGCGCAGGACTTAG
- the ribBA gene encoding bifunctional 3,4-dihydroxy-2-butanone-4-phosphate synthase/GTP cyclohydrolase II has product MSKPKTKRQSQATPLNSSEQSTGVAPQVEQAFQQSPESADGASTAISSFKFDSIDAALADLKAGRVIVVVDDENRENEGDLICAAQFATPDMINFMAVEARGLICLAMSGDRLDELDLPLMVSNITDTNQTAFTVSIDAGPHLGVSTGISAEDRARTIQVTLNPATKPSDLRRPGHIFPLRAKAGGVLKRAGHTEAAVDLSRLAGLYPAGVICEIQNSDGSMARLPQLIEYARSHHLKIISIADLISYRLQHDRLVIRESIADLPTQFGHFKIYAYRHTLDNCEHVAIVKGDPATFKDEPVMVRMHSECLTGDALGSLRCDCRMQLQAALKMIEAAGQGVVVYLRQEGRGIGLINKLKAYSLQDMGLDTVEANERLGFAADLRDYGMGAQMLMDLGVKQIRLITNNPRKIAGVKGYGLEVVDRVPLLIEANDYNSYYLATKAKKLGHMLLQTYLVTVAIHWQDDPQSVTQRYERLEKIRHLAKNHHLLLQEEARPLAIALFDKPSLTVHLGFDQPKVADGDWYQQKGHPYLQAICQILDHLATLPYIEKLEFLISPGSDPLTNLQVQVDRQTFEAGTLPSTICDRLETQKIYSFS; this is encoded by the coding sequence GTGTCAAAGCCTAAGACTAAACGGCAGTCGCAAGCCACTCCCCTCAACTCTAGTGAGCAGAGTACTGGGGTGGCTCCGCAAGTAGAGCAAGCCTTTCAGCAGTCGCCTGAGTCGGCTGATGGTGCTAGCACTGCAATTTCATCCTTCAAGTTTGATTCCATTGACGCAGCTTTGGCAGATTTAAAAGCTGGGCGTGTCATCGTCGTGGTAGATGACGAAAATCGCGAAAATGAGGGTGACTTGATTTGTGCTGCCCAATTTGCTACACCCGACATGATTAATTTTATGGCGGTGGAAGCAAGAGGACTGATTTGTCTAGCGATGAGTGGCGATCGCCTCGATGAACTAGACTTACCTTTAATGGTGAGCAATATTACCGACACCAACCAAACTGCTTTTACAGTCAGCATTGATGCGGGGCCGCATTTGGGTGTCAGCACGGGGATCTCCGCCGAAGACCGCGCGCGGACTATCCAAGTAACTCTCAACCCAGCCACAAAACCCTCAGATTTACGCCGTCCTGGGCATATTTTCCCCCTGCGCGCTAAAGCTGGCGGCGTACTCAAACGGGCGGGACATACAGAAGCGGCTGTAGACTTATCTCGATTAGCAGGGTTATACCCAGCCGGAGTAATTTGTGAAATTCAAAACTCCGATGGTTCGATGGCAAGGTTGCCCCAGCTCATTGAGTATGCTCGTAGTCATCATCTGAAAATTATTAGTATTGCGGATTTAATTAGTTATCGTCTGCAACACGATCGCTTAGTGATTCGCGAAAGTATTGCCGATTTACCCACTCAGTTTGGTCATTTCAAAATCTACGCTTACCGCCATACTTTAGATAATTGCGAACACGTAGCCATTGTTAAGGGCGATCCCGCTACCTTTAAAGATGAGCCAGTTATGGTGCGGATGCACTCAGAATGTCTGACTGGTGACGCTTTGGGTTCTTTGCGTTGCGATTGTCGGATGCAGTTGCAAGCTGCACTCAAAATGATTGAAGCGGCCGGACAAGGTGTCGTAGTTTACCTGCGTCAAGAAGGGCGGGGAATTGGCTTAATTAATAAACTCAAAGCCTATTCCTTACAGGATATGGGCTTGGATACAGTAGAAGCCAACGAGCGCTTAGGATTCGCCGCCGATTTGCGAGACTACGGTATGGGCGCACAAATGCTCATGGATTTAGGAGTCAAGCAAATTCGTTTGATTACCAACAATCCCCGTAAAATTGCGGGGGTGAAAGGCTATGGCTTAGAAGTAGTCGATCGCGTACCGTTATTGATTGAAGCCAACGATTACAATTCCTATTACTTAGCAACCAAAGCTAAGAAGTTAGGACATATGCTGCTGCAAACTTATTTAGTCACAGTAGCTATTCACTGGCAAGATGACCCCCAATCGGTAACACAACGCTATGAACGCCTAGAAAAAATTCGGCATTTAGCGAAAAATCATCACCTGTTACTACAAGAAGAAGCGCGACCACTAGCGATCGCACTCTTCGACAAGCCATCATTAACAGTACACTTAGGTTTTGACCAACCGAAAGTTGCAGATGGCGATTGGTATCAGCAGAAAGGTCATCCTTATTTGCAAGCTATCTGCCAAATTCTCGATCATCTCGCAACTTTGCCTTATATCGAAAAGCTGGAATTCTTGATTTCTCCTGGTAGCGATCCTCTAACGAATTTGCAAGTGCAGGTAGATCGTCAGACCTTTGAAGCTGGTACACTACCCTCAACAATTTGCGATCGCTTAGAAACTCAGAAAATTTACAGCTTTAGCTAA
- the argC gene encoding N-acetyl-gamma-glutamyl-phosphate reductase, whose amino-acid sequence MGKNGRVQVGIVGASGYGGVQLVRLLMDHPEVELVYLGGESSAGKPFADLYPHLAHAVNLPIEAVDAEVIAQRCEAVFLSLPNGLACQITPILIEKGCKVLDLSADYRFSDLATYTTWYGTERSDQSTAATAIYGLPELYRDRISEAQLVGCPGCYPTASLLALSPLLKQGLIVPETAIIDAKSGTSGGGRQAKINMLLAEADNSLSPYGVGRHRHTPEIEQICSELAGHEVKVQFTPHLIPMVRGILATVYATLRDPGLVRDDMVTIYNAFYRNCPWVRVCDSGVYPQTKWASGSNLCYIGIEVDPRTGRVIVMSAIDNLIKGQAGQAIQCLNIMMGWDESLGLPKLGFYP is encoded by the coding sequence ATGGGCAAAAATGGACGCGTACAAGTTGGGATTGTTGGCGCGTCAGGCTATGGCGGAGTGCAGTTAGTTCGGCTACTCATGGATCATCCAGAAGTCGAATTAGTTTATTTAGGCGGTGAGAGTAGTGCCGGAAAACCCTTTGCGGATCTCTACCCTCATCTGGCTCATGCAGTTAACCTGCCAATTGAGGCGGTAGATGCAGAAGTCATCGCCCAACGCTGTGAAGCAGTGTTTCTCTCTCTCCCAAATGGTCTGGCTTGCCAAATTACACCAATACTGATTGAAAAAGGCTGTAAGGTACTAGATCTGAGTGCCGATTATCGATTTAGTGATTTGGCAACCTATACCACTTGGTACGGAACTGAGCGCAGCGATCAATCAACTGCAGCTACAGCAATATATGGATTACCAGAACTTTATCGCGATCGCATCAGTGAAGCCCAGCTTGTCGGCTGTCCTGGCTGCTACCCTACCGCCAGTCTGCTGGCACTCTCTCCTCTGTTGAAGCAAGGCTTAATTGTCCCCGAAACCGCCATTATTGACGCTAAATCTGGCACATCTGGCGGTGGCAGACAAGCCAAAATTAATATGCTCTTAGCTGAAGCAGATAACTCTCTCTCCCCCTACGGAGTTGGTCGCCATCGTCACACCCCAGAAATTGAACAAATTTGCAGCGAACTTGCAGGACATGAAGTCAAAGTTCAATTTACACCGCATTTAATCCCAATGGTGCGGGGGATTTTAGCGACAGTTTATGCCACACTGCGCGATCCCGGTTTAGTCAGGGATGATATGGTAACTATTTACAACGCCTTTTACCGTAATTGCCCTTGGGTAAGAGTTTGCGATAGTGGAGTTTACCCGCAAACAAAATGGGCTAGCGGCAGCAATCTTTGCTACATAGGTATAGAAGTTGACCCGCGCACCGGACGCGTGATTGTGATGTCAGCAATCGATAACCTGATTAAAGGACAAGCGGGTCAAGCTATTCAATGTTTAAACATCATGATGGGTTGGGATGAAAGTTTGGGATTGCCCAAACTTGGGTTTTATCCGTAA
- the eno gene encoding phosphopyruvate hydratase yields MSTTVDTAIEAIVAREILDSRGRPTIEAEVHLLNGAVGLAQVPSGASTGTFEAHELRDQDKSRYGGKGVLKAVQNVHDALAPKLLNLDALNQELIDRTMIAADGSANKSNLGANAILAVSLAAAKAGAESLGIPLYRYLGGPLANLLPVPLMNVINGGAHAANNVDFQEFMIVPIGASSFREALRWGAEVFATLSEVLADKGLLTGVGDEGGFAPNLESNQVALELLVAAIQKAGYKPGEQVALALDVAASEFYKNGQYVYDGKPHAPTEFIDYLAQLVDQYPIVSIEDGLHEEDWQSWQLLTQKIGSKVQLVGDDLFVTNATRLQKGIEQKAANAILIKLNQIGSLTETLETIDLGTRNGFRSVISHRSGETEDTTIADLAVATRAGQIKTGSLCRSERVAKYNRLLRIEDELGDRAIYAGAVGLGPK; encoded by the coding sequence ATGAGTACAACTGTAGATACTGCCATTGAGGCGATTGTTGCCCGTGAAATTCTAGACTCGCGGGGTAGACCAACTATTGAAGCAGAAGTACATTTGCTTAACGGTGCAGTGGGATTGGCACAGGTTCCCAGTGGTGCCTCTACTGGCACTTTTGAAGCACACGAACTGCGAGATCAGGATAAAAGCCGTTATGGGGGTAAAGGCGTACTGAAGGCAGTACAAAACGTTCACGATGCACTTGCGCCGAAGTTATTAAACCTGGATGCCCTCAACCAAGAATTGATCGACCGGACGATGATCGCTGCCGATGGTTCTGCCAACAAATCCAATTTAGGTGCGAATGCAATTTTGGCAGTTTCCTTGGCTGCAGCTAAAGCTGGTGCTGAGTCGCTAGGTATCCCCCTATATCGCTACTTAGGTGGGCCTTTAGCGAATTTGCTGCCAGTACCGTTGATGAACGTAATTAACGGCGGTGCCCACGCAGCTAACAATGTGGATTTTCAAGAGTTTATGATTGTCCCCATTGGCGCATCTTCCTTCCGGGAAGCTTTGCGCTGGGGGGCAGAGGTGTTTGCTACCCTGAGCGAAGTATTAGCTGACAAGGGTTTATTAACTGGTGTGGGCGATGAAGGCGGTTTTGCCCCTAACTTGGAGTCCAATCAGGTAGCTTTGGAATTGCTAGTTGCTGCCATTCAGAAAGCTGGTTATAAACCAGGTGAACAAGTAGCGTTAGCTTTAGATGTGGCAGCTAGCGAATTTTACAAAAATGGACAATATGTCTACGACGGTAAACCCCACGCGCCTACAGAATTTATTGATTATCTAGCCCAATTAGTTGACCAATACCCAATTGTCTCCATTGAAGATGGCTTGCATGAAGAAGATTGGCAGAGTTGGCAATTGCTCACCCAAAAGATTGGTTCAAAAGTACAGTTAGTAGGTGATGACTTGTTTGTAACCAACGCCACCCGCTTACAAAAAGGCATTGAACAAAAAGCTGCCAACGCCATTTTGATTAAACTCAATCAAATTGGTTCTTTGACCGAAACTTTAGAAACCATTGACCTGGGCACTCGCAACGGTTTCCGGTCAGTTATTAGCCATCGTTCTGGTGAAACCGAAGACACCACGATCGCGGATTTAGCCGTAGCCACCCGTGCAGGTCAAATCAAAACCGGTTCCCTCTGCCGTAGCGAACGGGTTGCCAAATACAACCGCCTGCTTCGCATCGAGGATGAACTAGGCGATCGCGCCATTTATGCAGGTGCAGTGGGTTTAGGGCCGAAGTAG